The window CAGCTGCACGAGCTCGACCTGGACCAGGCGTGGCCGGACGGGGCCGACGGGCCGCGCGGGCGCACCTCGGGCAACAACCGCGTGGTGCTGCCGGACGGCTGGCTGAAGGACCCCTACGACTGCTCGGGCGTGAGCGCGGACGCGGAGCTCGACACGTCGGGCGGCTGAGGCGACGGCTCCGGTTCGGACGGGGCCCCGCGGGGGTGTCACTCCACCCCCGCGGGGCCCTTTCGCATCTCCGGTTTTCAGGCACCGGGTGCCCTCGCCTCGCCCCTGCTCATCTGAGCGCAGATCGAGTGCGGGTTGTAGGCGAACCGAGCGGTGCGGGGTGCCGTGTCAGGCGATCGAGGCGCCCTGATCCCAATTTGCTCGCCCTGCGCGGTCGCTCCGTGACCATATGTAGCTCTCGGGGTGTCCGGATGATGACATCTGAGCGCCCGGTGCGGCGTGATTCTCGCCACCCCTGAGGCACTCATTGCTCAGATGAGCGAGATTTTGGGTACTGCATTTCTCAAATGATGGCACTCGGTGCCACTTGACTTTACTTTGATCGATCGACGCATCCACTACACAGCGTGCCGAATATCCATCTTCTTCGGCGCCCTGAGTAATTATGAGTTCAAGAGTCGAATGACTGTGTCCGGGAGGCGGAACCGTACGCAACTTTCGATCTGCTGGCGGACGAGTGGTTAAGGCCGCATGACGCGCAAGTGGACGTACCCAGGCACCTTCGATCTGGGTATGTTCCTGGCCGTCAGGGCAGCCACCCGCGTCCTCGAGGAGTCGAGACCCGTGTCGGAAAACAAAGATCCCCACGTATCCACCCCGGAGCTCCAGGGTCAGAAGTTCGTTTATGACTTCACCGAGGGCAACAAGGATCTGAAGGACCTGCTCGGCGGGAAGGGCGCCAACCTCGCCGAGATGACCAACCTCGGGCTGCCCGTCCCTCCGGGCTTCACCATCACCACCGAGGCGTGCAAGGTCTACCTCGACAGCGGCGATGAGCCGAGGGCGCTGCGCGACGAGGTCAGTGCGCACCTCGACGCCCTCGAGACGCAGATGGGCAAGAAGCTCGGCCAGGCCGACGACCCGCTGCTGGTCTCCGTCCGCTCCGGTGCGAAGTTCTCGATGCCCGGCATGATGGACACGGTTCTCAACATCGGCCTCTCCGACGCGTCCGTCGTCGGCCTCGCCGCCCAGGCAGGCGACGAGCGGTTCGCGTGGGACTCGTACCGCCGCCTCATCCAGATGTTCGGCAAGACCGTCCTCGGCGTCGACGGCGACCTCTTCGAGGAGGCGCTGGAGGCCGCGAAGGAGGCCAAGGGCGTCACCGTCGACGTGGATCTCGACGCGGCCGACCTGAAGAAGCTGGTCAAGCAGTTCAAGAAGATCGTCACGCGGGACGCCGGGCGCGACTTCCCGCAGGACCCGCGCGAGCAGATGGACCTGGCCATAAAGGCCGTCTTCGACTCGTGGAACACCGACCGGGCCAAGCTCTACCGCCGCCAGGAGCGCATCCCCGGCGACCTCGGCACGGCCGTCAACGTCTGCTCCATGGTCTTCGGCAACCTCGGCCCGGACTCCGGTACGGGGGTCGCGTTCACCCGCGACCCGGCCAGCGGCCACGCCGGCGTGTACGGCGACTACCTGCAGAACGCGCAGGGCGAGGACGTCGTCGCCGGTATCCGCAACACCGTCCCGCTCGCCGAGCTCGAGTCGATCGACAAGAAGTCGTACGACCAGCTGATGCAGATCATGAAGACGCTCGAGACGCACTACAAGGACCTGTGCGACATCGAGTTCACCATCGAGCGCGGCCAGCTGTGGATGCTCCAGACCCGGGTCGGCAAGCGCACCGCGGGTGCCGCCTTCCGGATCGCCACGCAGCTGGTCGACCAGGGGCTCATCGACGAGGCCGAGGCGCTGCAGCGGGTGACCGGGGCGCAGCTGGCGCAGCTGATGTTCCCGCGCTTCGACGAGGACGCCAAGACGCAGCTGCTCGGCCGTGGCATCGCCGCGTCGCCGGGAGCCGCGGTCGGCAAGGCGGTCTTCGACTCGTACACCGCCGTCAAGTGGTCCCGCTCCGGCGAGAAGGTCATCCTGATCCGCCGGGAGACCAACCCCGACGACCTCGACGGCATGATCGCCGCCGAGGGCATCCTGACCTCCCGCGGCGGCAAGACCTCGCACGCCGCCGTCGTCGCCCGCGGCATGGGCAAGACGTGTGTCTGCGGCGCCGAGGAGATCGAGGTCGACACCAAGCGGCGTCGGCTGACCGTCGGCGGGACCGTCGTCGAGGAGGGCGACATCGTCTCCGTGGACGGCTCCACCGGCAAGGTGTACCTCGGTGAGGTCCCCGTCGTCCCGTCCCCGGTCGTCGAGTACTTCGAGGGCCGGATGCACGCGGGTGCCGACGACGCCGACGAACTGGTCGCCGCCGTGCACCGGATCATGGCGTACGCCGACCGGGTCCGCAGGCTGCGGGTGCGGGCGAACGCCGACAACGCCGAGGACGCGCTGCGGGCCCGCCGCTTCGGTGCCCAGGGCATCGGCCTGTGCCGCACCGAGCACATGTTCCTCGGCGAGCGCCGCGAGATGGTCGAGAAGCTGATCCTCGCG is drawn from Streptomyces sp. NBC_01717 and contains these coding sequences:
- the ppdK gene encoding pyruvate, phosphate dikinase, with the protein product MSENKDPHVSTPELQGQKFVYDFTEGNKDLKDLLGGKGANLAEMTNLGLPVPPGFTITTEACKVYLDSGDEPRALRDEVSAHLDALETQMGKKLGQADDPLLVSVRSGAKFSMPGMMDTVLNIGLSDASVVGLAAQAGDERFAWDSYRRLIQMFGKTVLGVDGDLFEEALEAAKEAKGVTVDVDLDAADLKKLVKQFKKIVTRDAGRDFPQDPREQMDLAIKAVFDSWNTDRAKLYRRQERIPGDLGTAVNVCSMVFGNLGPDSGTGVAFTRDPASGHAGVYGDYLQNAQGEDVVAGIRNTVPLAELESIDKKSYDQLMQIMKTLETHYKDLCDIEFTIERGQLWMLQTRVGKRTAGAAFRIATQLVDQGLIDEAEALQRVTGAQLAQLMFPRFDEDAKTQLLGRGIAASPGAAVGKAVFDSYTAVKWSRSGEKVILIRRETNPDDLDGMIAAEGILTSRGGKTSHAAVVARGMGKTCVCGAEEIEVDTKRRRLTVGGTVVEEGDIVSVDGSTGKVYLGEVPVVPSPVVEYFEGRMHAGADDADELVAAVHRIMAYADRVRRLRVRANADNAEDALRARRFGAQGIGLCRTEHMFLGERREMVEKLILADTDEERETALAALLPLQKADFIELFESMDGLPVTVRLLDPPLHEFLPDITELSVRVALAESRKDANENDLRLLQAVHKLHEQNPMLGLRGVRLGLVIPGLFAMQVRAIAEAAAHRKNAKGDPRAEIMIPLVGTVQELEIVRDEADQVIAEVEAATGTALKLTIGTMIELPRAALTAGQIAEAAQFFSFGTNDLTQTVWGFSRDDVEASFFTAYLEKGIFGVSPFETIDRDGVGSLVRSAVAAGRATRPDLKLGVCGEHGGDPESVHFFHEVGLDYVSCSPFRIPVARLEAGRAAAESKGSDSR